A region from the Romeriopsis navalis LEGE 11480 genome encodes:
- a CDS encoding glutathione S-transferase family protein encodes MPSLDLEHPMLELHQFEASHYAEKVRLILDYKGLAYTKVEVVPGIGQLELFQKTGQRQVPVLKDEDIYIADSTAIAEYLDRKYPEKPVIPTDPKQKALCMIMEQWADDVLGLDARKGLIACLSQNPNFRTAFLPAITPPPVKSLLSGLPVNLLGNLGAPVGLGADSVRETIKHDLRYLSAILADQAYLLGDQPTLADFAVAGLTMYIKVPMGSYLNLPEGIKGEGVPGVSDSPEFDAFWAWRDKLYADFRDGTATTAVSNSDSQRPTSISID; translated from the coding sequence GTGCCCTCTCTCGATTTGGAGCATCCAATGCTGGAACTACATCAATTTGAAGCCTCGCACTATGCTGAAAAAGTGCGGTTAATCCTCGATTACAAGGGACTAGCCTATACAAAGGTGGAAGTGGTTCCCGGTATCGGCCAACTGGAACTATTTCAGAAAACTGGACAACGCCAGGTACCGGTCCTCAAGGATGAGGATATCTATATTGCCGACTCCACGGCAATCGCGGAATATCTCGATCGCAAATATCCCGAAAAGCCAGTGATTCCGACTGATCCGAAGCAAAAAGCACTTTGCATGATTATGGAGCAGTGGGCCGATGACGTTTTGGGTTTGGATGCCCGGAAGGGATTGATTGCTTGCTTAAGCCAGAACCCCAATTTCCGCACCGCTTTTTTACCAGCGATCACGCCGCCGCCAGTCAAGTCATTGCTGAGTGGTCTCCCAGTGAATTTGCTCGGCAATCTCGGTGCCCCCGTCGGCCTTGGGGCTGACAGTGTGCGCGAAACCATCAAACACGACCTGCGTTACCTCAGTGCAATTTTGGCCGACCAGGCTTATCTACTAGGCGATCAACCGACGTTAGCCGACTTCGCCGTTGCCGGTTTGACCATGTACATCAAGGTGCCAATGGGCAGCTATCTGAATCTACCCGAGGGGATCAAAGGCGAAGGCGTACCAGGGGTCTCCGACAGTCCCGAGTTTGATGCCTTCTGGGCTTGGCGCGATAAGCTCTATGCGGATTTCCGCGATGGCACGGCAACAACTGCCGTATCGAATAGCGATAGCCAGCGCCCGACCAGCATCAGCATCGATTAA